The following nucleotide sequence is from bacterium.
CCAGTACTCGTCCGCGGGATACGTCCCGGCGTCGTAGCCGCGCCGGTGCTCCCAGTACGCCGCGGTAAACGCCTCGACCGAGACCCCGACTCGAACCGCCATCGCGGTCACGATCTCCGGCGGCTGCGGCAGGCTCAAGACGTTGCCGTAGTCGAGGATGAGGGCGCGGGGCAAAGTTTTCGTAATGCTTTGCATTATAACAATCGCATTCCGTGCGGGTGCGCGCGGCGGCATAATGAGGGTGTGTACGGCCGGGTGATCGTCGCCACGCTGTGCGTGACCGAGACGGTGTCGTGGGGCATCGTCTACTACGGCTTCCCCGTGTTTCTCCAGGCGATGGAGCGCGACCTCGGCGCGTCGCGCGTCGCCGTGACGGGGGCGCTGTCGCTCGCGCTCGCGGTGGCCGCGCTGGCCGCCCTCCCGGCGGGGCGGTGGATCGACCGCCACGGCGCCCGCGCGCTCATGACGACCGGGTCGGTCCTCGCGGTCGTCCTGCTGATCGCCTGGTCGCGCGTGCAGTCGGTCGGGGCCCTCTACGGCGTATGGGCCTTCATGGGCCTGGCGATGGCCATGATCCTGTACGAGCCGGCCTTCGCCGCGGTCGTTCAGTGGTTCCCGCAGCATCGCGATCGGGCGCTGCTCACCGTCACCCTGGTCGCGGGCTTTGCCAGCACGATCTTCATGCCGGTCGCCGCGTGGCTGCTGGACGCTCTCGGCTGGCGCGCCGCCGTCGCGACCCTGGCCGCCGTCCTGGGCGTCATCACGATCCCGGCCCATGCGCTGCTGCTCCGGGCGCCCGACGGACTCGGGACCGCCGCGGGACCGGGCGCGCGGGCGTCGCGCGACGCCACGCTCGGCGCGGCGCTGCGGCACGACGTGTTCTGGATCCTCGCCGCCGCCTTCGCGCTGGGGAGTTTCACAGTCTCGTCCGTCAGCGTGCACATGATCCCTTACCTCGCGCAGCACGGCTACTCTACCAAGGTCGCGGCGGCCGTCGTCGGCTGGATCGGGGGGATGCAGGTCCCGGGACGGCTCCTGTTCGTGCCCGTCGCCGCCTGGCTCGGCGCCGCGTGGGTCACCGGATCGCTGTTCTTCGCGCAGGCCGCGGCCATGGCGCTGGCGGCGGCCGGGGTGCTGGGCGCCGGCCTCATCCCGATCGTCCTGCTCTACGGGGCGTCCGCCGGCATGCTGACGTTGGCCCGGGCGACCGTCGTGGCCGACGTCTGGGGCCGCCGGCACTACGGCAGCATCGCGGGGGCGATGGCGGTCCCGGCGAACCTGGCGCGCGCGCTCGGACCCGTCGGGGCCGCGCTCCTGTACGCGTGGCTCGGCGGGTACGCGCGGGTGTTCTGGCTGCTCACCGCCTCCCTCGCCCTCGCCGGCCTCACAGTCCTTGTGACCGAGCACCGCACCGCGGCCCGGCCGGCCGCCTCACCCGGCGGCGCGACGGCGACCAACGGCCGGTAACGACTCCCCAGACGGGAGACACCCCCCGGCGCGGGGAAAGTAGCCATGTCATGCCGGGTGGTGCGACGCTTCAGGCCGGTGAGATCCACCGCGTGTGGACCGTCTTTCTCCTCACGGCCGCCGGTGTTGCCGGGACCGTCTACGCGCTGATCTTCTGGTCCATTCTCCGCTACCGCCGGCGCGGCGATGCGCTCCCCGCGCAGATCCGGAACCACATCGTCGCCGAGGCGGTCTTCACCCTCATTCCGCTGCTCATCGTCGCCGCGCTCTTTGCCGTGTCGTTCGCGGCTGAGCGTCGCATCGAACGGCTGGATCCGCGCCCGGCGGTGACGGTCCGCGTCACCGGATTCGAGTGGTCGTGGCGCTTCGAGTATGCCGGCGGCGGGCCGACGGTGAGCGGCACGCCAAACCGCCCGCCGGTGCTGGTGGTGCCGGCGGGGCGCCCGGTCCGGATCGTCATCACGTCGGCCGACGTCGATCACTCGTTCTTCGTCCCGGCGTTCCTGTTCAAGCGGGATGCGATCCCGGGCCTCGTCAGCAGCTTCGATCTCTCCGTCACCCGCCCGGGCGTCTACCGCGGGGAATGCGCGGAGTTCTGCGGGCTGGACCATGCCGCGATGACCTTCACCGTCTCGGCCGTGACGTCGCAGGCCTTCGACGACTGGCTGCGCCGGAGCCGGCCGTGAGCGCCGCGGCGGCGCTGCCGGCCCCGGCCTCCCGCGTCGGCCTGCTCGGCTGGCTCACCACCACGAACCACAAGCACATCGGCATCCTCTACATGACGACGACGCTGGGATTCTTCGCCATGGCGGGCCTGATGTCGCTCGTGATCCGGGCCGATCTCGCGGTCCCGAACCACCCGCTCGTCGGCCGCCAGGTCTACGCGGAACTGTTCACGCTGCACGGCACCGGGATGATCTTTCTCGTCATCGCCCCGTTCGGCCTGGGCCTCGCCAACTACATCCTGCCGCTGCAGATCGGCGCGCCCGACATGGCCTACCCGCGCCTGAACGCGCTGTCGTACTGGCTGTTCCTCCTCGGCGGCCTCGTCGCCATGAGCGGGCTGGTCACCCGGGGCGGCGCCGCCACCGCGGGCTGGGTCGCCTACGCGCCGCTGTCGACGACCGGCACCCCCGGCATGGGCATGGACCTGTGGATCGTGGGCGTGTTCATGGTCAGCGCCTCCTCGATCATGACCGCGATCAATCTCATCGCCACAACCCTGCTCTACCGGGCGCCGGGGATGACGATGTGGCGGATTCCGGTCTTCTGCTGGGACATGGTCGTGACGTCGCTGATCATACTGATCGCCTTCCCGCCGCTCGCCGCGACGCTCGCGATGCTCCTGATCGACCGCCGGCTCGGCGGACACGTCTTCGATCCGTCGCAGGGCGGCAGCGCCGTCGTCTACCAGCATCTGTTTTGGTTCTTCGGCCACCCCGAAGTGTACGTCATGGCGCTCCCGTACTTCGGGATGATCACGGAGATCATCCCGGTCTTCTCGCGCAAGCCGGTGTTCGGCTATACGGGGTTCGTGCTGTCGACGCTCGCGATCGCGGGGCTGTCGATGACCGTATGGGCCCACCACATGTTCACGACCGGCGCCGTCGTCAACCCCTTCTTCTCCGCGATGTCGCTGCTGATCGCCGTCCCGACCGGCATCAAGTACGTCAACTGGATCGGCACGATGTGGCGGGGCGCGCTCGTGTTCTCGGCGGCGATGCTGTTTGCCGTGGGGTTCCTGCTCAACTTCGTCCTCGGCGGCGTGACCGGCGTCATGATCGCCGCCCCGCCGATCGACTTTTGGGCGGAGGACACCTACTTCATCGTCGCCCACATGCACTACGTCCTCGGCGGCGGGAGCCTGTTCGCGGCCATGGCGGCCGTCTACTACTGGTTCCCCAAGATCACGGGCGTGCTGCTGCGCGAACGCCTGGGCCGCCTCCAGTTCTGGCTGATGTTCGTGGGCTTCAACGCGACGTTCTGGCCGATGCACCTGCTGGGGCTGTGGGGGATGCAGCGGCGCGTCGTGACGTACCCGCCGCTCCCCGGCTGGGGCGCGGCCAATCTCATCGCCAGTCTCGGGTCGGCCGTGCTCGGCGTGGGCGTGCTGGTCTTCCTCTGGAACCTCTGGGTGTCGCTGCGCTCGCCGGTCCGAGCGGGCGCCGACCCGTGGGGCGGCTATACGCTCGAATGGGCCACCACGTCGCCGCCGCCCGAGTTCAACTTCGAGTCGCTCCCGCCCATCCGGTCGGAGCGGCCGGTGTTCGACCTGCATCATCCGGCCGCCGCGGCCCTGGTCCGGGAGGCGCCGTGAGCACCACCGGCCGCGTGATGCTCGGCGCCGCGGCGTTCGCCCTGGTGGTCGCCGCGATCTACTGGTTTGTCAGTTACGAAATGGCCGGCACGCTGATGCTGCTCACAATGACGGCGGGCCTCGCGATCGCCGCCGTCTACCTGGCCGCCCGCCGCGGGTCGCCGGCCGCCGATCGACCCGAGGCACGCCCGGCCGACGCCGCCGGTGAGCCGGTCGGCGTGTTCGCGTCGCACAGCCCCTGGCCGGTGGTCCTGGCCCTCGGCTGCGCCGTCGGGCTCACAGGATTAATTTACGGGTGGTGGCTGGCGGCGCTCGGTGGGCTCGCCGTCACCGCGGCGCTCGTCGGACTGGTGCGCGACGACCGCGCGGCGGAGACGCCCCACGGCTCTCCGGTGCGGCCGTCCGGCGGGGGCTCGGAGACCGGCCCGCCCGCGCGGTCGAGGTGATCGGCGAGGCGCCGGTCCTCCGCGGCCCATGCGGCCGCGATCGCGAGCATCGCGGCGATGACCGGAAGCCCCCCGCCGAGCCACATGACGAGGCCGCCCGCCTGCTGGTCGGCCAGCACCGGCGTGCCCCGGACGGCGGATGCGATCGCGTAATGCGGATAGAGCGGGCGGCGGGCGGCGAAGATCGCCACGCCCAACAGGGATTGCACGGGCAGCGCCGCCGCGACGTACAGCACCCTGAGCCCGTATCCCATGCGCCACGGTGACGGGTCGAGTCCCACGACCGGAGACCAAAACAGGAGCGCCGCCGCGAGGTACAGCGCGTGCTCCGCAACGTGGACGGCCGGATGCTCGAGCGCCGCTTCGTACAGCGGTGAAAAGTGCGAGCCGACGAGCACCGCCGCGTAGGCACCCCACGCGGCGGGGGGCCAGACCATCACCTTCACCGCGCGGCTGTGCGCCAGCCAGGCCGCAAGGCGCTCCAGCGCCGGCACGCCGCTCTGCCGGGCGACGCGCAGCGGCGTGCCGAGCAGGAGCAGCGGCGCGGCGATAACCATGAGCAGCAGGTGCTGCGCCATGTGCGCGCTCAGGAACCACGCCGAGAGCGGATCGAGCGGCGGACCCAGCGCCGCCGCGCCCGCGGCGGCCCCCATCGCGAAGGCCGCGGCGCGGACCGGCGGGAACGGACGGGACGGGTGCCGGCGGTTGTACCGGCGGAGCCCCGCGCCGTACAGTCCGAGCACCGCCGCCGACAGCAGGAACGGCACGGGGATCATCGGCCGTCGTCGGACTCGACGTAGCCGCCGCCGGGACCGCGCCGGAGGGTGTGCCACGCCGCCGCCGGATGCGCGTCGCGGGCCTTGAGTTCCCGGCATGCGACGTAGGTCACCCATCCCACCGCCGCCGGGACCAACAGGACGAGGCCGCGCAGCACGATCGTCACGACCTCGACCGGCACGCCGAAGAGCCGCGCCAGCGCGTCGTTGCTGCCGGCGAGGGTGAGCACCACCAGGAAGGCGAGCCCGCCGGCGCCGACGCCGCTGCGCCCGGGCGCGTCGCGGGCGCGGTCGAGGAAGTGGTGCACCTCGCGGTCGCCGGTCACGCGCTGCTCGATGAACGGCCAGAGCGCGTACGCCGCGATGAGCACGCCCGGCACCACCACACCCGGGAAGAACGGCTCGGGAATCGTGTGCCCGAGCGCGCGAATCTCCCAATTCGGCATGAGGCGCAGGGCGCCTTCGAGCCACCCGACGTACCAGTCCGGCTGCGCGGGCGCGCTCACCGTCGTCGGATCGTACGGGCCGTACAGCCACACCGGGTTGATCTGGAACAGCCCGCCGAGCATGGCCAGCACCGCGAATACCACCAGCGCCAGCCCGATCGACTTCATCGCGTAGTTCGGCCACAGGGGCGAGCCGGTGACCGTGTTCTCCGTCCGGCCCGGCGCGCGAAACTGCGTGTGCTTCTGGTGCCAGATGATCGCGAGGTGCAGCCCCAGGGCGGCGATGATCAGCCCCTGGAGCAGCATGATGTGCAGGGCGAGCAGCCGCCCGATCGTGACCGGCGCAGGGAACTCGCCGCCGAAGAACAGGAACGCCGCCCACGTTCCCACGACCGGGATCGACAGGAGCACGGAGTACGCGATCCGGATGCCGGTGCCGGAGAGCAGATCGTCCGGCAGCGAGTACCCGGTAAACCCGGCGGCCATCGCCAAGAGCAGCAGGCTCGTGCCGATCAGCCAGTTGATCTCCCGCGGCCGTCGGAACGCGCCGGTGAAGAACACCCGCAGGGCGTGCGCGGCGATCGCGGCGACGAAGACGAGGGCGGCCCAGTGGTGGATCTGGCGCATCACGAGGCCCGCCCGCACCTCGAACGAGAGGGACAGCACACTGGCGTAGGCCGCCGACATCCGCACGCCGCGCAGCGGCGCGTACGGTCCCTGGTACACCACGTCCTGGCCCGAGGCCGTGAAGAAGAACGTCAAGAACACCCCGGTCAGGACGAGGAGAACGTAGGCATACAGGGCCACTTCGCCGAGCACGAACGCCCAGTGATCGGGAAATGCCTTGCGCAGCGCCCGGCGCGCGAAGGAGGCCGCGCCGAGGCGGTCGTCGAGCCACAGCACGAGGCGGCGGATCACGAGCGCTCCCAGAATCCCGGCCCGACCGGCGCGGAGAAATCGCCGGTCGCGCGGAGGAAACCGTCCGCGTCGATCCGCAGCGGCAGCTGCGGCAGCGCGCGGGTCGTCGGTCCGAACACCGGCACCGCCCCGCGCAGGACGTCGAACGTGGACTGGTGGCAGGGACACAGCAGCTGATGGGCCGCCGCGCGGTAGAGCCCGACCGGACATCCGGCGTGCGTGCAGATCTTCGAGAAGGCGACGTAGCCGTCCGGCGCCCACGCCGCTCGGGCCGGCGGCAGGTCCAGCAGCGCCGGATCGACGCGGATCAGGAGCGTCTGCGACACCGGCGATCCGGCGTGCCCCTCCGGAAAGACGGTGATGACCGATTGGACGGCAAGCCGGTTGTTGCGGACCCGGCGGCCGTCGCCGTCCACGACAAAGGCGCCGGGGCCCCACTCGGTGTGAAACAGCGACCGGCCGGGCCGCGGCCCGAGCGACCGGATGGGGAAGAAGAGGACCAGCGCCAACCCGGCCAGCGCGCCAAGCAGGAGCCGCGCGAGCGTCCGCCGGCCGGCGAGCAGCTCCTCGCCGGCGACGAGGGCCGCGGTGGCTCCCGCGCGGACGGCCTCCGGCGACGGCTCGGGCTCGCGCACGTCTGTCACCTCTTCGTGCGGCAGGAGCCGCAGCGCCCAGACGATCACGGCGGCCCCGAGGCCGCCGAGCGAGCAGGCCAGCAGGACACCTTCGAGTTGCGGCTGGCCGCCGGCGATGTAGACGGCCGCGAGGGCCAGGCTCGCGCCGATCGACGCGATCAACAGCGCGGCGACCGGCCGTTCTGCGGGGCGCATCAGGTCGTCGTCCCGATCAGGCGAATGATCACGACGAGGAGGGCCAGGCCGATCGCCCATCCGACGAATCCCTCCGCCACCGGCCCCATGTGCCCCAGGCTCAGCCCGCCCGGATTCGGGGCCCGCCGGAGAAACGTGACGTAGCGGACGAGCGAGTCCAGGGCGTGCTGATCGATGGTGCCCGCGTCGAACCGCGGCATCGGATCCGGGCCGATCCGCACGGCCTCGGCGATCTGCCCCGGCGTCGCCTCGTAGAGATCGGGCGCGTCGGCGCCCTCGCCGACCGCGGCGCCCTGGCCCGCGGTCCCGTGGCACGGGGCGCAGTTGGCGGTGAAGATCTTCCCGCCGAGGGCGAGATCGCCGTCCTCGGGATGCACGGCCGGGATCGCCGGACCGCCCGACCCGAGCGACGCCACAAACGCGACGAGGTCGGCGACGTCGCGCGCGGTCCAGGGAGTCCGGCGCCGCAGCATCGGCTGGTGCGGGTCGGCGAGGGGCATCCGCCCGGTCGTCAGGACGAAGTCCACCGCGGCCGTCCCGATGCTCCGAAGCGGGATGCCGTCGGCGGTGCCCTCGCCCACCGCCCCGTGACACGAGGCGCAGTGCGTCGCATAGAGTTCGGCGCCTCGCCGGACGTCGCCCGCCGTCGCGGCGCTCGTCGCCGCCGCCTCACCCGCCCGCGGGAGGTGGCTCATGAGGAACGCCGCGGCGGCCACGATCATCACAGTCACGCCGGCGGCCGCGCTGCGCCACCGGCGGCTCATCGGATGAGCCAGATCGTCGAGAATACCGCGAGCCACACGGCGTCGACGAAATGCCAGTAGTAGATGACGGCGTCGGCGCCCCCCGTCTCAGGCCGGAGGTGTCCGCCGGCGACCTTCGCCGCCAGCCCGGCGAGAAGGATGACGCCCGCCACCATGTGCAGCGCGTGAAACCCCGTCAGGGTGAAGAAGATCGTGCCGTAGGCGTGCGACGCCACGGAAAACCCGGCGGTCGCCCAATCATGGAGCTTGAGCCCGAGAAACGCCACCCCCATCACGGCCGCCAGCAGGAGGCGCCGGACGGCGGCCGCGGGCGCGCCGTCCCGCAGCGCGTGCGCCGCGAGGTGCGCCGGCACGCTCGAGCCGAGCAGAATCGCCGTGGCGATCGACATCTCCACGAGATCGAGGCGCGCGCCCGCCGGAGGCCAGACCGCGGTTTCACCGCGGAGGGTAAAGTACGCCCCGAACAACGCGCCGAAAAACATGGTCTCCGACGCGATGAAAAGGACCATACCCAGGAGGAGCGGCGCCGGACCCCGCGCAAAGCGCGGGGCGCCGCCCGGATGGGCGGCGGCCTGCGTGTTCATGCCGTCAGGGCTTCGCCGCCATGAGAAACAACGCGATCAACAGCGAGAGCGTCACGACCCCGCCCCACATGGCCCAGCGCCGGCTTGCCTGCACGTACGCGTCGGGCAGCGGGCCGCCGCGGGCGCCGCCCGCGAGCGAGGCCATGCGACGCTGCGCCGGGACGAGCACGAGGAGCCACACCAGGATCGCGAGATACAGGAGGCCCTGGCCCCATTCGAGCCAGGGAAGACCGTGCAGGGGCCACGGCCGCCGGGCGGCCATCGCGTAACCCGCCCCGATGAGCAGAATCGCCCCGGGAATGACAAACGCGCGGTCGGCGCGCCCGATGGTGCGCGCTGCGGTGCCTGCCACGACGGCGTCGCCGGTGCGGTCCGCCCCGGCCTTCCACAGCGCGGAGACGATCGCGTTGCCGAGCAGCAACACCGCCCCGAAGACGTGAAGGAACTTGGCCACCTCGTACATCCGCCACCTCCCCGGCTCCATTCGTCCGGGGGCGGCCGGCTCCTCCGGCGGCGCCGCGCACGTTCCAGGCCGTCTCCTCCGCGGGGTACAAAAGGGGCTGATCACAACCGCGCGGAACCTGCCCGAGTTCGCTTCGGGAAGGTCGGAGGTGAGCGGTGGAGGAACGGCCCTGGCACCGGTTCTACGCCCCCGACGTTCCCCGTGACATCAGGATTCCCGCCGTCCCGCTCCAGACGTTTCTCCGTGCGAGCGCCGCCCGGCATCCGCGCCGTCCGGCGATCATCCTGAGCGGCCCCACGTTCCACTCGGCGCTCTCCTACCGGGCGCTGGATGAGCAGAGCGATCGGTTCGCGGGGGCGCTGCGCGCCCTCGGCGTCCGCCGCGGCGACCGCGTTGCGATCTCGCTGCCGAACCTGCCGCAGTATCCGGTCGCCGCGTACGGAACGTTCAAGGCCGGCGCCACCGTCGTCCAGATCAACCCGCTGTACCGGGGCGACGACCTCGCGTTTCTCCTCCGGGACTCGCAATCCAAGGTCCTCATCACGCTGACCCGTCTGTACCCTCCGGTGGCCGCGGTGCGCCGCGACACCGGCCTGGAGCGCATCATCCTGACCAAGGTCGCGGACTACTTCCCGCCGCTGTGGCGCCTGCTCTACCGGGTGCTCCGCGAGCGGCGCGAAGGCGACGCCATGCCCCGCGACGCCGGGCTCGTCCCGTGGACCCGGATGATGCGGGCGCGGCCCCTGCCCGCCTCGGAGGGCGCGGGGCCCGACGACCTCGCCGTGCTGCAGTACACGGGCGGGACGACCGGACGGCCGCGCGGTGCGATGCTGACGCACCGCAATCTCGCCGCCAACGCCGCGCAGGGCCTGGCATGGTTCCGCGACCTGCGGGAAGGCGCCGAATGCTTCCTCGTCGCCCTCCCGCTGTTTCACGTGTACGGCCTGCTCGTGCTGAACGTCGGCGTGCGTCTCGCCGCGACCCACCTGATGGTGTTGATGCGCATGTTCGACGCGCGCCTGGTGGCGGAGCAGGTGCCGCGGTGGCGCCCGACCGTCTTTCCGGGCGTGCCCGCCATGTACGCCGCGATCAACCATCTCAAAGACATCGCCCGCCACGATCTGAAATCGATCCGGTACTGCCTCTCCGGCGCCGCCGGACTGCCGGCGGAGGTGGCGCGGCGGTTCGAGGAGCTGACCGGCGGCCGGCTCGCGGAGGGCTATGGGCTCACGGAAGCGAGCCCGCTCGTGGCCGCGAACCCGATCTGGGCGGGCGGCGTCCAAAAGCCGGGCAGCATCGGAATCCCGGTCCCCGGCACCGACGTCCGCGTCGTGGACGTGGACACCGGCACGCGCGATCTGCCGGCCGGCGAGGCCGGCGAGCTCCTCGTGCGCGGCCCGCAGGTGATGCAGGGGTTCTGGAACGCGCCCGACGAGACCGCCGCCGCCCTGCGCGGCGGGTGGCTCTATACCGGCGACGTGGCGCGGGCGGATTCGGACGGCTTTCTCTTCATCGAAGACCGCAAGAAGGACATGATCATCGTCGGCGGCTTGAAGATCTACCCGCGCGAGATCGAGGACCTGCTCCTGCAGCATCCGCTCGTGCGCGACGCCGCGGTGGTCGGAGTCCGCCATCCCCTGCGGGGAGAAACAATCGTGGCGTACGTGACGCTCGCGCCCGACGCGGCGCCGGCGGCGGGCGCGCCGGCCGGGGAGAACGCGGGGGCGGCCCGCGCCCGCATCCGGGAATGGCTGCGCGACCGGATGCCGGCCTACAAGGTGCCGCGGCGCATCGAAATCGTCGACGCGATTCCGAAAACGCTCATCGGCAAGCCGCTGCGGCGCGTGCTCCGGGAGAGCGCCGCCTCAGCTGCGGCGGGCGACGGAGCGGACGGGGATCCGGCCTAGCGAAAAACCCGGACGCGTTCCGGCGGCCAATAGATCATGACCGCTTCGCCGACGAGGTTGCGCATCGGCACGAAGCCGAACATCCGGCTGTCCTCGCTGTTGCCGCGGTTGTCGCCGAGCACGAAGACGTCGCGCACGGGCACGATCGTCGGCCCGTACGCGCCCACGGTCGGACCGTGGAGGTACGATTCCGGCAGCATGCGGCCGTTCACGTACACGTGGTCGGCGCGGATCTCCACGCGCTGCCCGCCGACGGCCACCACCCGCTTGATGTAGTTTCGCGACGGATCGGTCGGCGGCTTGAGGACGACGATCTCCCCCGGATGCGGCGGCCGGAAGCGGTAGATGAACTTGTTCACCAGCACGCGGTCGCGCGGCAGCAGGTTCGGCTCCATGGAGTACTGCTCGACCTGGAAGGCCTGGGCGACCGAGATCATGATGACCTGAGCGAGCACAAACGCGACGATCAGCGTCCTCAGAAAATCGAAGACCGCCCGCCGCGCATCGCGGACGTTCATTCGGTACCCTCCGGGGGAGGTTATCGGCCGGACGAACACCGTGGCGGAGGGGGTGGGATTTGAACCCACGAGGCGGTTTCCCGCCTACACGCTCTCCAGGCGTGCCGATTCGGCCGGGCTCTCGCACCCCTCCGAGCGTTCCCCATTATAACACGCGCCCGGGCGCGCACACGCGAGAGGCCGGGCGCCTCCGCCGTCTTCCGGGCGCGGCCGCCGCGGGAACTCGCCCTTTGGTCTCTACGTCGCCCGCGACGCCGCCTTGAGCACCGCGCGCTTCGTGTACACCGACGCGAGGTGGGCGCGGAACTCGCTCGACGCGTACAGATCCGCCTGCACGTCGACGCCGTCGGCCGCGCGGGCCGCGGCCGCCGCCACGGTCTGCTCGTCGAGGGTCTTGCCCCGCAGTGCCTGCTCGACGGCGGACGCGCGGTAGGCCTTGCCCGCCACCCCGTTCAGGCCGATCGCCGCCTGTTGCACCTTGCCGCCGCTCATCTGCAGCACGACGGCGACGCCCACGACCGCGTACCCGCTGGCCGGATGCGGGTGCTTCAGGTACGCCGCCGCCTTCCCGGTCACGGGCACGCGGATCTCCGTGATGATCTCGTTCGGCGCGAGCGCCGTGGTCAGCATCTCCACGAAGAAGTCGCGCGCCGGAATGGTCCGCGTCCCCTTGGGGCCGGCGGCGACGATCTCCGCCTCGAGGGCGAGAATCGCGCCGGGATAGTCCGCCGCCGGATCCGCGTGCGCGAGGCTGCCGCCGATCGTCCCGCGGTTCCGGACCTGCATGTCGCCGATGACCGACGCCGTCTCCGGCAGCAGCGGACACCGCGTCCGCAGCACATCGCTCTCCTCGACGGCGTCGTGCGTCGCGAGCGCGCCGATCGCGATCGTCGAGCCGCGGACCTCGATCTTGTCCAGTCCGGGAATCCGTCCGATGTCCACGACCACTTTCGGCTGCGCCAGCCGGAACTTCATGATCGGCAGCAGGCTGTGGCCGCCGGCCAGCACTTTCGCCTCGTCGCCGTGCCGTTCGAGCAGGCCGATCGCCTCCTGCACCGTCGACGGCGAGTGATACTCAAAGGGCGCGGGGATCATCCTGCGGTCACCTCCGGTTCTGATGGCGAAGCGAACTGTGCCGTTGATCCCGCCCGCAGCGGAATCATGAGGCGCTGCTCCTCGGCGCGTTCTTCGCGTTCTTGTGGATCGCGGCCCAGATGCGCTGCGGGGTCAGGGGCATGTCGAGATGGGTGACGCCGAAGGGGCGCAGCGCGTCCAGCACGGCGTTGACCACGGCGGGCGTGCTCGCGATTGTCCCGGTCTCGCCGACGCCCTTCACGCCGATCGGGTTGTGCGGCGAGGGCGTCTCGGTACGATCCGTCACGAACCGCGGGAACATACGGGCCCGGGGGACCGCGTACTCGGCCATCGATCCGGTCAGCAACTGGCCTTCCGGGCTGTAGGCCGCGGCTTCGTACAGCGCCTGGGCGATGCCCTGGACGAGGCCGCCGTGGACCTGCCCGTCGACGATCAGGGGATTGATCACCCGGCCGCAGTCGTCCACGGCGACGTACCGCCGCAGCTCCACCTCGCCGGTGTCCGCGTCCACCTTCACGACGGCGACGTGGGCGCCGAAGGGGAAGGTGAAGTTGGACGGATCGTAAAACGCGGAGGCCTCCAGCGACGGCTCGACGCCGGCGGGGAGGTTCCACGCGAGATACGCCTGGAGCGTCACCTCCTGAATCGTCTTCGCCCGGTCCGGGCTGCCGCGGACGTAGAAGCGGCCCTGGTCGAAGGCGAGGTCGGCTTCCGCCGCCTCCAGCATGTGGGCGGCGATCTTCGCCGCCTTGTCGCGGACCCTCCGCGCGGCCACCGCGATCGCCGCGCCCCCGACGACGGTCGTCCGGCTGCCGTACGTGCCCCAGCCCATCGCGATGGCCCCGGTGTCGCCGTGCACCACCTCGATGTCGTCGATCGGCAGCCCCAATTCGTCCGCCACCAACTGCGCGAACGTCGTCTCTTCTCCCTGGCCGTGGGGCGACGTCCCGGTAAACACGGTCGCCTTGCCGGTCGGATGCAGGCGCACCATCGCGCTCTCCCAGAGGCCGCCCTGGAAGCCCACCGCGCCGGCCACCGCCGACGGGCCGAGCCCGCAGATCTCGACGTACGTGCTGAGACCGATCCCGAGATACCGGCCGTCCTTCGGCCCCTGCTTCTGCACGCCGCGGAGCCGCGCGTACTCGACCCGCTCGAGCGCGCGGTCGAGCGCCGGCGCGTAGTTGCCGCTGTCGTACGCGAGTCCCTCCGCCGTCGTGTACGGGAACTTGTCGGGCGGAATGAAGTTCTTGCGTCGCACCTCGGCCGGGTCCATGCCGAGGCGGCCGGCCACGAGGTCGACCATCCGCTCGATCAGATAGGCCGCCTCGGGCC
It contains:
- a CDS encoding Rieske 2Fe-2S domain-containing protein encodes the protein MRPAERPVAALLIASIGASLALAAVYIAGGQPQLEGVLLACSLGGLGAAVIVWALRLLPHEEVTDVREPEPSPEAVRAGATAALVAGEELLAGRRTLARLLLGALAGLALVLFFPIRSLGPRPGRSLFHTEWGPGAFVVDGDGRRVRNNRLAVQSVITVFPEGHAGSPVSQTLLIRVDPALLDLPPARAAWAPDGYVAFSKICTHAGCPVGLYRAAAHQLLCPCHQSTFDVLRGAVPVFGPTTRALPQLPLRIDADGFLRATGDFSAPVGPGFWERS
- a CDS encoding c-type cytochrome — its product is MSRRWRSAAAGVTVMIVAAAAFLMSHLPRAGEAAATSAATAGDVRRGAELYATHCASCHGAVGEGTADGIPLRSIGTAAVDFVLTTGRMPLADPHQPMLRRRTPWTARDVADLVAFVASLGSGGPAIPAVHPEDGDLALGGKIFTANCAPCHGTAGQGAAVGEGADAPDLYEATPGQIAEAVRIGPDPMPRFDAGTIDQHALDSLVRYVTFLRRAPNPGGLSLGHMGPVAEGFVGWAIGLALLVVIIRLIGTTT
- a CDS encoding cytochrome c oxidase subunit 3: MNTQAAAHPGGAPRFARGPAPLLLGMVLFIASETMFFGALFGAYFTLRGETAVWPPAGARLDLVEMSIATAILLGSSVPAHLAAHALRDGAPAAAVRRLLLAAVMGVAFLGLKLHDWATAGFSVASHAYGTIFFTLTGFHALHMVAGVILLAGLAAKVAGGHLRPETGGADAVIYYWHFVDAVWLAVFSTIWLIR
- a CDS encoding DUF2269 family protein, which codes for MYEVAKFLHVFGAVLLLGNAIVSALWKAGADRTGDAVVAGTAARTIGRADRAFVIPGAILLIGAGYAMAARRPWPLHGLPWLEWGQGLLYLAILVWLLVLVPAQRRMASLAGGARGGPLPDAYVQASRRWAMWGGVVTLSLLIALFLMAAKP
- a CDS encoding long-chain fatty acid--CoA ligase, with the protein product MEERPWHRFYAPDVPRDIRIPAVPLQTFLRASAARHPRRPAIILSGPTFHSALSYRALDEQSDRFAGALRALGVRRGDRVAISLPNLPQYPVAAYGTFKAGATVVQINPLYRGDDLAFLLRDSQSKVLITLTRLYPPVAAVRRDTGLERIILTKVADYFPPLWRLLYRVLRERREGDAMPRDAGLVPWTRMMRARPLPASEGAGPDDLAVLQYTGGTTGRPRGAMLTHRNLAANAAQGLAWFRDLREGAECFLVALPLFHVYGLLVLNVGVRLAATHLMVLMRMFDARLVAEQVPRWRPTVFPGVPAMYAAINHLKDIARHDLKSIRYCLSGAAGLPAEVARRFEELTGGRLAEGYGLTEASPLVAANPIWAGGVQKPGSIGIPVPGTDVRVVDVDTGTRDLPAGEAGELLVRGPQVMQGFWNAPDETAAALRGGWLYTGDVARADSDGFLFIEDRKKDMIIVGGLKIYPREIEDLLLQHPLVRDAAVVGVRHPLRGETIVAYVTLAPDAAPAAGAPAGENAGAARARIREWLRDRMPAYKVPRRIEIVDAIPKTLIGKPLRRVLRESAASAAAGDGADGDPA
- the lepB gene encoding signal peptidase I, with product MNVRDARRAVFDFLRTLIVAFVLAQVIMISVAQAFQVEQYSMEPNLLPRDRVLVNKFIYRFRPPHPGEIVVLKPPTDPSRNYIKRVVAVGGQRVEIRADHVYVNGRMLPESYLHGPTVGAYGPTIVPVRDVFVLGDNRGNSEDSRMFGFVPMRNLVGEAVMIYWPPERVRVFR
- a CDS encoding xanthine dehydrogenase family protein subunit M translates to MIPAPFEYHSPSTVQEAIGLLERHGDEAKVLAGGHSLLPIMKFRLAQPKVVVDIGRIPGLDKIEVRGSTIAIGALATHDAVEESDVLRTRCPLLPETASVIGDMQVRNRGTIGGSLAHADPAADYPGAILALEAEIVAAGPKGTRTIPARDFFVEMLTTALAPNEIITEIRVPVTGKAAAYLKHPHPASGYAVVGVAVVLQMSGGKVQQAAIGLNGVAGKAYRASAVEQALRGKTLDEQTVAAAAARAADGVDVQADLYASSEFRAHLASVYTKRAVLKAASRAT